In the Haloferula helveola genome, one interval contains:
- the priA gene encoding replication restart helicase PriA — protein sequence MPAARVLIDGPSELVFDYAIPDGLPVQPGCRVRVPLRNKNATGTVLAVASDDATADLGFALRPLHSLTDPEPLITPKLLELAHWIANYYGASIESVIRVLVPEAVRTEDNSAKTRKAVVLESPPDEETLAQLAKRAPKQHTIITLLTHAPEHKLPLTDLGTAAGTSVKSLEKKGLVKLIDQEVRRDPEADGTDEILPTTDLKLSDEQQAALTAILASSEVGTTAPGRPPAEPENGPRISESASPTPAKGRTPPLPTSHAAGTPIKSGLATAAQRPILLHGVTGSGKTEVYLQAARKVLESGRTVLVLVPEISLTPQTVRRFRARFADIQDQVAVLHSNLSQGERFDEWHRIRKGKARIVIGARSAVFAPLPDLGLILVDEEHENSYKQDQIPRYHGRDVAVLRGHLEGATVVLGTATPSLESWQNTIDGKYQLLRLTQRADGQSLPLIRVIDMRLESKKQKSKDTFLSERLRSAITDRLEKNEQTILFLNRRGFARSLQCPACGHVCQCPHCALALTYHRTDDRLICHICGHQAVVPRKCPECRDPAIVLQGFGTQKVEDVFRKVFPAARIARIDADALRKKNALRDLLNAFRARKIDVLIGTQMIAKGLHFPNVTLVGILNADIGLHVPDFRAGERVFQLLTQVAGRAGRGSLEGEVIVQTFTPHSPSIQFARHHDFDGFAEQELEMRRQFYFPPFTRCAVLTSRSTHERRAEFTLETLHRRLKEDLPPGIELGEPLPSPLVKAHGQFRFQLMLRGPKARTLTKHVQQVLAKTSLPEDVTVVFDMDALSFT from the coding sequence ATGCCCGCCGCCCGCGTCCTCATCGACGGCCCTTCCGAGCTCGTCTTCGACTACGCCATCCCCGACGGCCTCCCTGTCCAGCCCGGCTGCCGGGTCCGCGTCCCGCTGCGCAACAAGAACGCCACCGGCACCGTGCTCGCGGTCGCCTCCGACGACGCCACCGCCGACCTCGGCTTCGCCCTGCGGCCGCTGCATTCCCTCACCGACCCCGAGCCGCTCATCACGCCCAAGCTGCTCGAGCTCGCCCACTGGATCGCCAACTACTACGGAGCCAGTATCGAAAGCGTGATCCGCGTCCTCGTCCCCGAGGCCGTCCGCACCGAGGACAACTCCGCCAAGACCCGCAAGGCCGTCGTCCTCGAATCGCCGCCCGACGAGGAAACCCTCGCCCAGCTCGCCAAGCGCGCTCCGAAGCAGCACACCATCATCACCCTTCTCACCCACGCCCCGGAACACAAACTGCCTCTCACCGATCTCGGCACTGCCGCCGGCACCAGCGTCAAGTCGCTCGAGAAGAAGGGTCTCGTCAAACTCATCGACCAGGAAGTCCGCCGCGACCCCGAAGCCGACGGCACCGACGAGATCCTCCCCACCACCGACCTCAAACTCTCCGACGAACAACAAGCCGCCCTCACCGCCATCCTCGCCAGCTCAGAGGTAGGGACGACCGCCCCCGGTCGTCCGCCCGCGGAACCCGAGAATGGACCGCGGATCTCCGAATCCGCATCCCCCACCCCGGCCAAAGGCCGCACTCCCCCACTTCCTACAAGTCATGCCGCAGGCACCCCGATAAAGTCGGGGCTAGCCACTGCCGCGCAGCGGCCGATCTTGCTCCACGGCGTCACCGGCTCCGGCAAAACCGAAGTCTACCTCCAGGCCGCGCGCAAGGTCCTCGAATCCGGCCGCACCGTCCTCGTCCTCGTCCCGGAAATCTCCCTCACCCCCCAAACCGTCCGACGTTTCCGCGCGCGCTTCGCCGACATCCAGGACCAGGTCGCCGTCCTCCATTCCAACCTCAGCCAGGGCGAGCGCTTCGACGAGTGGCACCGCATCCGCAAGGGCAAGGCGCGCATCGTCATCGGCGCCCGCTCCGCCGTCTTCGCCCCGCTGCCCGACCTCGGACTGATCCTCGTCGATGAGGAACACGAGAACTCCTACAAACAGGACCAGATCCCCCGCTACCACGGCCGCGACGTCGCCGTGCTCCGCGGCCACCTCGAGGGCGCCACCGTCGTCCTCGGCACCGCCACGCCGTCGCTCGAGTCGTGGCAGAACACCATCGACGGCAAGTACCAGCTCCTCCGCCTCACCCAGCGCGCCGACGGCCAGAGCCTGCCGCTCATCCGGGTCATCGACATGCGCCTCGAGTCGAAGAAGCAGAAGTCCAAGGACACCTTCCTCTCCGAGCGCCTCCGCTCCGCCATCACCGACCGGCTGGAAAAGAACGAGCAGACCATCCTCTTCCTCAACCGCCGCGGCTTCGCCCGCTCGCTCCAGTGCCCGGCCTGCGGCCATGTCTGCCAGTGCCCGCACTGCGCGCTCGCTCTCACCTACCATCGCACCGACGACCGACTCATCTGCCACATCTGCGGCCACCAGGCCGTCGTCCCGCGGAAATGCCCCGAGTGCCGCGATCCCGCCATCGTCCTCCAGGGCTTCGGCACCCAGAAAGTGGAAGACGTCTTCCGCAAGGTCTTCCCCGCCGCCCGCATCGCCCGCATCGATGCCGACGCCCTGCGGAAAAAGAACGCCCTGCGCGACCTCCTCAACGCCTTCCGCGCGCGCAAGATCGACGTCCTCATCGGCACCCAGATGATCGCCAAGGGCCTGCATTTCCCCAACGTCACCCTGGTCGGCATCCTCAATGCCGACATCGGCCTGCACGTCCCCGACTTCCGCGCTGGCGAGCGCGTCTTCCAGCTCCTCACCCAGGTCGCCGGCCGCGCCGGCCGCGGGTCATTGGAGGGCGAGGTCATCGTCCAGACCTTCACCCCGCACAGCCCGAGCATCCAGTTCGCGCGCCACCACGACTTCGACGGCTTCGCCGAGCAGGAGCTCGAAATGCGCCGCCAGTTCTACTTTCCTCCCTTCACCCGCTGCGCCGTCCTCACCAGCCGCTCCACCCACGAACGCCGCGCCGAGTTCACCCTCGAAACGCTGCATCGCCGGCTCAAGGAAGACCTCCCCCCCGGCATCGAACTCGGCGAACCCTTACCGAGCCCCTTAGTCAAAGCCCACGGCCAATTCCGCTTCCAGCTCATGCTCCGCGGCCCGAAAGCACGGACGCTCACGAAGCACGTTCAGCAGGTTCTGGCAAAGACCAGCCTCCCCGAGGACGTGACGGTCGTCTTTGACATGGACGCCCTAAGCTTCACCTGA
- a CDS encoding right-handed parallel beta-helix repeat-containing protein codes for MADTYHVTVSGSGSMSGESWESALPASALEKTLSERIDAGDTVLIGGPDSASAKSYGNFKLRLSKSGEEDRRIRISGVDRGHGFPAFISGNKVRSSSAILVTKGTSFVTLENLIVERREVGVVCAGENNGMVLRGISVSDVSKAGLSFVDCDDLLVERCSVAKYNRRGFHWVGACDGVVVRGSVADCPGTGGEEPPPASWKEKCSDPVGFDFHVKGSETPPNTDILMEDCVTYYNDEDGRESYEQGDGFKFEKSNVGVVLRRCIAYGNQDAAMDLKASELLLEHCFVKNSRLGYKIWFDGATVNNCIAVNNRSGQVMIPAKSGQAAFTFNFCTFHSVTEEQTGVRINHDGNTAILNDCIVSFEGKAGKFSDKTFINRRTEFLKNAGDTGNAPNYVGPLENRDWDGLGNNYNSIQYNLTKGYHASRTGRTDG; via the coding sequence ATGGCCGATACGTATCATGTGACTGTATCCGGCAGCGGTTCGATGAGCGGCGAAAGTTGGGAGAGCGCATTGCCCGCCTCCGCCCTCGAGAAAACGCTCAGCGAGCGGATCGATGCGGGAGACACCGTTCTTATCGGCGGGCCCGACTCTGCATCGGCCAAGAGCTATGGTAACTTCAAGCTTCGGCTCTCCAAAAGCGGGGAAGAAGACAGGAGGATCCGCATCTCAGGGGTGGATCGCGGTCATGGTTTCCCCGCGTTCATCTCGGGCAACAAGGTGAGAAGCAGTTCGGCCATTCTTGTCACCAAAGGCACCAGTTTCGTGACGCTTGAGAACCTGATCGTCGAGCGCCGTGAAGTGGGCGTGGTATGTGCCGGGGAGAACAACGGGATGGTTCTCCGAGGGATTTCGGTCTCGGACGTGAGCAAGGCTGGCCTTTCATTCGTGGATTGTGACGACCTGCTGGTAGAACGGTGCAGTGTAGCGAAGTACAATCGCCGCGGTTTCCACTGGGTGGGTGCTTGTGATGGCGTGGTCGTGCGCGGCTCGGTTGCCGACTGCCCGGGAACGGGAGGCGAGGAGCCACCCCCGGCAAGTTGGAAGGAGAAGTGTTCGGATCCGGTGGGCTTTGATTTCCACGTGAAGGGCAGCGAGACGCCACCCAACACGGATATCCTGATGGAAGACTGCGTTACTTACTACAATGACGAGGATGGACGTGAGAGTTACGAGCAGGGTGACGGCTTCAAATTCGAGAAGAGCAATGTAGGCGTCGTGCTCAGGCGCTGCATCGCATATGGCAATCAGGATGCCGCAATGGATCTCAAGGCTTCCGAGCTTCTGTTGGAGCACTGCTTCGTGAAAAACAGTCGGCTCGGGTATAAGATCTGGTTCGACGGGGCGACCGTCAACAACTGCATTGCCGTCAACAATCGAAGCGGGCAGGTGATGATCCCGGCCAAGTCAGGGCAAGCGGCCTTCACGTTCAATTTCTGCACCTTTCATTCAGTCACCGAGGAGCAGACCGGAGTTCGCATCAATCACGATGGGAACACGGCAATCCTCAACGACTGCATCGTTTCCTTTGAGGGGAAGGCAGGCAAGTTCTCCGACAAGACCTTCATCAACCGTCGCACCGAATTCCTGAAGAACGCGGGCGACACAGGCAACGCGCCGAACTACGTCGGTCCATTGGAGAACCGGGACTGGGATGGGTTGGGGAACAACTACAACAGTATCCAATACAATCTGACAAAGGGATATCACGCTTCGCGGACCGGACGAACTGATGGTTAG
- a CDS encoding Fic family protein, which yields MPYEPVFTVTPLLLSRVEEITALRERILGASVELSWIPALQKDTRTRNVHASTAIEGNPLTLEQVRALADGKELAAGDPRSEREVTNYFAGLRYVEQHVGEVRIGHENLFGLHRILAGEVMDQGEAGRYRTIGVKVGRHLPPGPDEVSPLMFELLTWWNDEAPGLSPILSSAILHYRFEHIHPFADGNGRTGRALALWELYRRGFDTHHIFSVDEYYWEDRPGYYAALDAVRLAGEDLSGWLEYCAEGLRQTLEKVWLRVQRLRVESPTKLILSPSQGRVLQLLRDHGSMAPANLREAMDLSKQGLMNVLNPLIDAGLVEKVGPQRTGRYALTHP from the coding sequence ATGCCCTACGAGCCCGTCTTTACGGTCACTCCCCTCCTGCTGTCGCGGGTGGAGGAGATCACGGCGTTGCGCGAGAGGATTCTCGGGGCGTCGGTGGAGCTTTCGTGGATCCCTGCGCTGCAAAAGGACACCCGGACTCGCAACGTCCACGCCTCCACCGCCATCGAGGGAAACCCGCTGACTCTGGAACAGGTCCGGGCCCTGGCCGACGGAAAGGAACTCGCCGCTGGCGACCCGCGGTCGGAGCGCGAGGTCACGAACTACTTCGCCGGCCTGCGCTACGTGGAGCAACACGTCGGCGAGGTGCGGATCGGACACGAGAACCTGTTCGGGTTGCACCGGATCCTCGCCGGCGAGGTGATGGATCAGGGTGAAGCGGGCCGCTACCGCACGATCGGCGTGAAGGTCGGCCGTCACCTGCCCCCGGGTCCCGACGAAGTTTCGCCGCTCATGTTCGAGTTGCTGACCTGGTGGAACGACGAGGCACCCGGGCTTTCGCCGATCCTAAGCTCGGCGATTCTTCACTACCGATTCGAGCACATCCATCCGTTCGCCGACGGGAACGGTCGGACCGGTCGCGCGCTGGCGTTGTGGGAACTCTACCGGCGTGGGTTCGACACCCACCACATCTTCTCGGTGGACGAATACTACTGGGAAGACCGTCCGGGCTACTACGCGGCGCTCGATGCCGTGAGGCTCGCGGGGGAAGACCTCTCGGGCTGGTTGGAATACTGCGCCGAAGGCCTACGGCAGACGCTCGAAAAAGTCTGGTTGCGCGTCCAACGCCTGCGGGTCGAGTCCCCGACCAAACTGATCCTTAGCCCCTCGCAGGGGCGGGTGCTGCAGCTCCTACGGGATCACGGCAGCATGGCCCCCGCCAACCTGCGCGAGGCGATGGATCTGTCGAAACAGGGCCTCATGAACGTGCTCAATCCCCTGATCGATGCCGGTCTGGTCGAGAAAGTCGGACCGCAACGCACCGGTCGCTACGCACTGACCCATCCGTGA
- a CDS encoding sulfatase, protein MKPASRLIPFAAALAILSSASPTCQGAEETKDNVLLITIDDLNDWIGCLSDQGESAVKDGRLTGRGHPQAKTPNLDRLAKRGVLFTNAHCQAPICRPSRTSFMSGLRPSTTGIYGNRPQFDGKGSLQPGRQVPWMTKRFEAAGYEVYTAGKILHGSANKPLGGTPCFKTNQGPYPPAKLNVPKEITPAPIWDIGIYPEKEEDYTDLRIAKWTGTVLSKPHADGAKPRFMALGFYNPHLPLFAPKRWFDAAPTKEKVVLAAEREDDMEDLPDIARRVSSRVSYARCAEWAIAEETNLRTLTQAYLACTTAMDDALGHAIDALDAGDLAENTWIVVYSDHGWHLGEKQHVAKQTLWTRSTRVPLIIVPPKRMKDTPRDVRCERPVELVDIYPTLVAGTALPAAETDRQLDGLSLLPWIRDPKAEKERPALTTIYAGNHSLCDTRFRYTLYADGSEELYDREKDPHEFDNLIAKVSGSEELKAVVAKLSAWIPKKEPRKPDLIDEGVRK, encoded by the coding sequence ATGAAACCCGCATCACGCCTCATTCCATTCGCCGCCGCTCTCGCTATCCTGTCTTCCGCAAGCCCGACATGCCAAGGGGCAGAGGAGACAAAGGACAACGTGCTGTTGATCACCATCGATGACCTGAACGACTGGATCGGCTGTCTTTCGGACCAGGGAGAGTCCGCAGTGAAGGACGGGCGTCTGACCGGGCGCGGGCATCCGCAGGCGAAGACGCCGAACCTCGACCGTCTGGCCAAGCGAGGTGTGCTTTTCACCAACGCCCACTGCCAGGCGCCGATCTGCCGGCCCTCGCGGACCAGTTTCATGTCGGGACTGCGACCATCGACCACGGGCATCTATGGCAACCGGCCGCAGTTCGATGGCAAGGGCTCGCTGCAACCGGGTCGACAGGTCCCGTGGATGACCAAGCGCTTCGAGGCGGCGGGATACGAAGTCTACACGGCCGGAAAGATCCTGCATGGCAGCGCCAACAAGCCGCTCGGCGGCACACCGTGCTTCAAGACCAACCAGGGCCCTTATCCGCCGGCCAAGCTGAACGTGCCGAAGGAGATCACCCCGGCGCCGATCTGGGACATCGGCATCTATCCGGAGAAGGAAGAGGACTACACCGACCTGCGGATCGCCAAGTGGACCGGGACCGTTCTGAGCAAGCCGCATGCAGACGGTGCCAAGCCGCGTTTCATGGCGCTGGGCTTCTACAATCCTCACCTGCCGCTCTTCGCGCCGAAGCGGTGGTTTGATGCCGCACCGACGAAGGAGAAGGTGGTGCTCGCCGCCGAGCGCGAGGACGACATGGAAGATCTGCCGGACATCGCCCGGCGCGTCAGCAGCCGTGTGAGCTACGCGCGCTGTGCCGAATGGGCGATCGCCGAGGAAACCAACCTGCGCACGCTGACCCAGGCCTACCTGGCCTGCACCACCGCCATGGACGACGCACTGGGTCATGCGATCGACGCACTGGATGCCGGTGACCTGGCGGAGAACACGTGGATCGTGGTCTATTCCGATCACGGCTGGCATCTCGGCGAGAAGCAGCACGTCGCCAAGCAAACGCTGTGGACGCGCTCGACCCGCGTGCCCCTGATCATCGTGCCGCCCAAGCGGATGAAGGACACGCCGCGCGACGTACGTTGCGAACGCCCGGTCGAACTGGTGGACATTTACCCCACGCTCGTGGCGGGTACCGCCCTGCCTGCCGCGGAGACGGACCGGCAGCTCGATGGTCTGAGCCTGCTGCCGTGGATCCGTGATCCGAAGGCGGAGAAGGAGCGCCCCGCGCTGACGACCATCTATGCGGGCAACCACAGCCTCTGCGACACGCGCTTCCGCTACACGCTGTATGCCGATGGCAGCGAGGAGCTCTACGACCGCGAGAAGGACCCCCACGAGTTCGACAACCTGATCGCGAAGGTCAGTGGCAGCGAAGAGCTCAAGGCGGTGGTCGCGAAGCTCTCGGCATGGATCCCTAAGAAGGAACCTCGCAAACCGGATCTAATCGATGAGGGAGTCAGGAAGTAG
- a CDS encoding sulfatase produces the protein MKTRPITIAIACLLHATVLNAADRKPNFLFIYTDDQRWDAMGVVQREQGDAARFPWLKTPHMDRLAAEGVRFRNAFVTLSLCAPSRSAFLTGRYNHNNGVIDNHTPFPVDNVSHASLMRAAGYTTAYIGKWHHGTQSGKRPGFDYSASFVGQGHYFDCPVEINGKSTPTKGWIDDVSTDYAIDFIKQHRDTPFSMILGFKSPHGPRGGENLPERLRSLFKGEKSRPVPNLLSPAIYRTTAGQTKPRPDLTRQAAGPMVVAPHLDYMRHIAGADEGVGRILKTLDDLELTDQTVIVFTSDNGYYLGEHGLGDKRSMYEESLRIPMLVRYPKLFPKGGTCDDMVLNIDLAPTFLDLAGVPVPDSMQGKSWVPLLTGEQVDWRKSFLAEYFFEERFENTPTLVGIRTTRGKLVRYPGHPEWTEAFDLSADPYETDNLIQSDTAGELSRQLKKELNEQIKATGYHEPPGADKPGAAGATTGKKPKGGGAGKRK, from the coding sequence ATGAAAACCCGACCCATCACCATCGCGATCGCATGCCTTCTTCATGCCACCGTCCTGAACGCAGCCGACCGCAAGCCGAACTTCCTCTTCATCTACACCGATGACCAGCGCTGGGATGCGATGGGAGTGGTCCAACGCGAGCAAGGTGATGCCGCCCGCTTCCCGTGGCTCAAGACGCCGCACATGGACCGCCTCGCCGCCGAGGGCGTGCGCTTCCGCAACGCGTTCGTCACGCTCTCGCTGTGCGCGCCGAGCCGCTCCGCGTTCCTGACGGGACGCTACAACCACAACAACGGAGTGATCGACAACCACACGCCGTTCCCGGTCGACAACGTTTCGCACGCGAGCCTGATGCGTGCCGCCGGCTACACGACCGCCTACATCGGAAAGTGGCACCACGGCACCCAGAGCGGAAAGCGCCCGGGGTTCGACTACTCGGCGAGCTTTGTCGGCCAAGGCCACTACTTCGACTGCCCGGTGGAGATCAACGGCAAGTCCACGCCTACCAAGGGGTGGATTGATGACGTGTCCACGGATTACGCCATCGATTTCATCAAGCAGCACCGAGACACGCCGTTCTCGATGATCCTGGGATTCAAATCTCCGCACGGGCCACGCGGCGGAGAGAACCTCCCCGAACGCCTGCGGAGCCTGTTCAAGGGTGAGAAATCCCGGCCCGTACCGAATCTCCTGAGCCCTGCGATTTACCGGACCACGGCGGGTCAAACCAAACCGAGACCGGACTTAACGCGACAGGCCGCCGGACCGATGGTTGTCGCTCCGCACCTCGACTACATGCGCCACATCGCGGGTGCGGACGAAGGCGTGGGACGAATCCTCAAGACCCTCGATGATCTCGAGCTGACCGATCAGACCGTGATCGTTTTCACCAGCGACAATGGCTACTATCTGGGTGAACATGGACTGGGAGACAAGCGGTCGATGTACGAGGAGAGCCTGCGCATCCCGATGCTCGTTCGTTACCCGAAGCTCTTCCCGAAGGGCGGGACATGCGACGATATGGTGCTGAACATCGACCTCGCGCCGACCTTCCTCGACCTTGCCGGCGTTCCTGTTCCGGACTCCATGCAAGGGAAGAGCTGGGTGCCATTGCTCACCGGCGAGCAGGTCGATTGGCGGAAGTCGTTCCTCGCGGAGTACTTCTTCGAGGAGCGTTTTGAGAACACACCCACTCTCGTGGGCATCCGCACGACGAGGGGCAAGCTGGTGCGTTACCCCGGACATCCCGAGTGGACCGAGGCGTTCGACCTGTCAGCCGATCCTTACGAGACCGACAACCTGATCCAATCCGACACGGCCGGAGAACTGAGTCGGCAGTTGAAGAAGGAACTCAACGAGCAGATCAAGGCCACCGGCTATCACGAGCCACCCGGCGCCGACAAACCCGGCGCCGCAGGCGCGACGACCGGCAAGAAGCCCAAAGGGGGCGGTGCCGGAAAACGAAAGTAA